A single window of Sparus aurata chromosome 22, fSpaAur1.1, whole genome shotgun sequence DNA harbors:
- the traf3ip2a gene encoding adapter protein CIKS isoform X1, giving the protein MDSFKGPCRHQSVPVEMDESMTSSNLDLAWPPPCLQCSGHTETSKRLQEHGDEQVRGEAHNAGRWRIPESQYHHEPKEAFHAAPQPCLIPPTHSGQMRHPHPADFWPNGLSEQLLRYERDSMAHHSKEFASPSKYPQHHSPEEAESLEPPLPLVSDGNYTHYVRSRYSAGRMAGPIPMQGTFPGQCACCPQANLPRLNNKYRDYKNDDPIDPHQEPRHYQQSRNPPRNRSQIKGGPNAPHGSVHQCVAPLSDVIHEVSVQRSFQADPGPATREIRKTISLPEECRNVFITYSVDIAGEMIPFAKFLTDQGFEPAIDIFDNPLRRMGITKWMDRYLNDKSVLIIVVISPKYKEDVEGDGDDEHGLHTKYIHNQIQNEFIQQGCLNFRLVPVLFPNATKRHVPNWLQSTRIYRWPQDTQDLLLRLLREERYIIPQRAADLTLTVRPL; this is encoded by the exons ATGGATTCTTTTAAAG GGCCTTGCCGCCATCAAAGTGTTCCTGTTGAGATGGATGAGAGCATGACATCCTCCAACCTGGACTTGGCCTGGCCTCCTCCTTGCCTACAGTGTAGTGGACATACAGAAACCAGCAAAAGGCTGCAAGAACATGGTGATGAGCAAGTCAGGGGGGAAGCACACAATGCTGGGCGATGGAGAATCCCAGAGAGCCAGTACCACCATGAACCCAAAGAAGCCTTTCATGCTGCTCCCCAACCTTGCTTGATCCCCCCTACACACTCAGGACAGATGAGACACCCCCACCCTGCAGACTTTTGGCCTAATGGTCTAAGTGAGCAATTGCTGCGCTATGAACGGGACTCCATGGCGCACCACAGCAAAGAATTTGCAAGCCCTTCAAAGTATCCCCAACATCATTCTCCTGAGGAGGCAGAAAGCTTGGAACCTCCTCTTCCGCTTGTCTCTGACGGTAACTACACCCACTATGTCCGATCGCGATATTCTGCAGGACGTATGGCAG GCCCCATTCCCATGCAGGGGACTTTTCCTGGACAGTGTGCATGCTGCCCTCAGGCAAATCTGCCCCGTCTCAATAATAAATATCGTGATTATAAAAATGATGACCCCATTGATCCACACCAGGAGCCTCGACACTATCAGCAGTCAAG GAATCCTCCCCGTAATAGGTCGCAAATTAAGGGTGGTCCAAATGCCCCCCATGGATCTGTCCATCAGTGTGTGGCCCCTCTTAGTGATGTGATACATGAGGTCAGCGTGCAACGCTCCTTCCAGGCTGATCCAGGACCAGCAACAAGGGAGATCAGGAAGACAATCAGTCTACCGGAGGAGTGTC GAAACGTTTTCATCACATATTCTGTGGACATAGCTGGAGAAATGATTCCTTTTGCCAAATTTCTGACTGATCAGGGATTTGAACCTGCA ATtgacatatttgataacccacTCCGAAGAATGGGCATCACCAAATGGATGGACAGATATCTTAATGAT AAATCAGTGCTCATCATCGTGGTCATCAGCCCCAAGTACAAGGAGGATGtggagggagatggagatgaTGAACATGGCCTGCACACCAAGTACATTCACAATCAG ATTCAAAACGAGTTCATCCAACAAGGCTGCCTGAACTTCAGACTGGTACCTGTGCTTTTTCCAAATGCAACCAAG AGACATGTCCCAAACTGGCTCCAGAGCACCAGGATCTACCGCTGGCCCCAGGACACCCAGGACTTGCTGCTGCGCCTGCTCAGGGAGGAGCGTTACATCATCCCACAGCGAGCGGCTGACCTCACCCTCACTGTCCGTCCACTCTGA
- the traf3ip2a gene encoding adapter protein CIKS isoform X2 has protein sequence MDSFKGPCRHQSVPVEMDESMTSSNLDLAWPPPCLQCSGHTETSKRLQEHGDEQVRGEAHNAGRWRIPESQYHHEPKEAFHAAPQPCLIPPTHSGQMRHPHPADFWPNGLSEQLLRYERDSMAHHSKEFASPSKYPQHHSPEEAESLEPPLPLVSDGPIPMQGTFPGQCACCPQANLPRLNNKYRDYKNDDPIDPHQEPRHYQQSRNPPRNRSQIKGGPNAPHGSVHQCVAPLSDVIHEVSVQRSFQADPGPATREIRKTISLPEECRNVFITYSVDIAGEMIPFAKFLTDQGFEPAIDIFDNPLRRMGITKWMDRYLNDKSVLIIVVISPKYKEDVEGDGDDEHGLHTKYIHNQIQNEFIQQGCLNFRLVPVLFPNATKRHVPNWLQSTRIYRWPQDTQDLLLRLLREERYIIPQRAADLTLTVRPL, from the exons ATGGATTCTTTTAAAG GGCCTTGCCGCCATCAAAGTGTTCCTGTTGAGATGGATGAGAGCATGACATCCTCCAACCTGGACTTGGCCTGGCCTCCTCCTTGCCTACAGTGTAGTGGACATACAGAAACCAGCAAAAGGCTGCAAGAACATGGTGATGAGCAAGTCAGGGGGGAAGCACACAATGCTGGGCGATGGAGAATCCCAGAGAGCCAGTACCACCATGAACCCAAAGAAGCCTTTCATGCTGCTCCCCAACCTTGCTTGATCCCCCCTACACACTCAGGACAGATGAGACACCCCCACCCTGCAGACTTTTGGCCTAATGGTCTAAGTGAGCAATTGCTGCGCTATGAACGGGACTCCATGGCGCACCACAGCAAAGAATTTGCAAGCCCTTCAAAGTATCCCCAACATCATTCTCCTGAGGAGGCAGAAAGCTTGGAACCTCCTCTTCCGCTTGTCTCTGACG GCCCCATTCCCATGCAGGGGACTTTTCCTGGACAGTGTGCATGCTGCCCTCAGGCAAATCTGCCCCGTCTCAATAATAAATATCGTGATTATAAAAATGATGACCCCATTGATCCACACCAGGAGCCTCGACACTATCAGCAGTCAAG GAATCCTCCCCGTAATAGGTCGCAAATTAAGGGTGGTCCAAATGCCCCCCATGGATCTGTCCATCAGTGTGTGGCCCCTCTTAGTGATGTGATACATGAGGTCAGCGTGCAACGCTCCTTCCAGGCTGATCCAGGACCAGCAACAAGGGAGATCAGGAAGACAATCAGTCTACCGGAGGAGTGTC GAAACGTTTTCATCACATATTCTGTGGACATAGCTGGAGAAATGATTCCTTTTGCCAAATTTCTGACTGATCAGGGATTTGAACCTGCA ATtgacatatttgataacccacTCCGAAGAATGGGCATCACCAAATGGATGGACAGATATCTTAATGAT AAATCAGTGCTCATCATCGTGGTCATCAGCCCCAAGTACAAGGAGGATGtggagggagatggagatgaTGAACATGGCCTGCACACCAAGTACATTCACAATCAG ATTCAAAACGAGTTCATCCAACAAGGCTGCCTGAACTTCAGACTGGTACCTGTGCTTTTTCCAAATGCAACCAAG AGACATGTCCCAAACTGGCTCCAGAGCACCAGGATCTACCGCTGGCCCCAGGACACCCAGGACTTGCTGCTGCGCCTGCTCAGGGAGGAGCGTTACATCATCCCACAGCGAGCGGCTGACCTCACCCTCACTGTCCGTCCACTCTGA